The sequence below is a genomic window from Tachysurus vachellii isolate PV-2020 chromosome 2, HZAU_Pvac_v1, whole genome shotgun sequence.
gtgctggtatagtgctggtcagtgctggtatagtgctggtatagatgggtggccagcatagtcatggtgttatcaagcaaaacggggctggtgtagctggttaaccagtatgatctttctggaatgagcttttatttttgcttgtgtatgtttctatgtaacacattaatataagattaaagcacaatatattggaatatatttaattataagtgtgatTATCAGTATTGGTACCGTTAAAAGTGTATAAATAAGTATCAGCATCGTatccttgcaaaaaaaaaagtggtatcgctcatccctaatagaTAGATCAATGTCCAATAAAATCAAACAGGAGTTTGGAGTCAAACAAAGCtaaaatccatttgtctcaattaagaagtagttaagttgtttgttttattagtaaagtggtaatgtgaagagatattacccagcatcagcgttgctatgcaacctttaaagcaactatgttcacgaaggtaaatatagttcctgcactttcctaaaataaatctcacaatgttttcgactacattatataccttacagtgtttattgaaattagtataagtgcacgtgttccagatcatcatgtttttgccaccgtaattaggattttgttttgtggtaaataaaaagcttccacTTCTACACGacaaatctgctgatcactgggaatcagaatgttggcatacgtgaggtacctggatgacggctgcatgACAGTCTCAAATAgtgaaattaaggactttaactacgacatgtttgaccaaactcaggtttattcggtacgatggaagcaagacttcttcagggcacaaatactgatgcttaaaggtatgtaacttaagcagtagctgttttatcgtaactcgttcactgcacaatataaacaaatgagtgatatatagttttgtttcttattttgtttctataatttttcatagaataaagaagacataaagcaggagttgtctaaagacAAACGACTCCGTGTAGCGCCTCTTAAAAACACATGGTCATcaccaccacatactacttgttcctcactaaaagagagagcggaagctaagaccaaaaatgtgtgttgtaaaggttatattgtgtaacgttatttgtgcacgtgtgtatattacagtgtgatggcaaatgtcattgaccaataaatattttaaagaaaccTATACATgtatatgcattttatttattttctcttgttttgaaatgtagccctacttttatttatttaatgagagaacgttatacatatctacaatcatacatatgttctatgttatgtgacaataaatattgtcaaaaagtatttaaattgtactaaatttatttgatttgacagtcaggtattgattccttcagatgttgatacaactactaggctacttaaatatatatcacactaactagttagacattatgatcttccggaccttcgcttcaagaaattttctcttactggaactctttaaattttagttgaatacctctgctatagaatatagatttatttatttatttaatttgttgttgTAATAGGTACTTGAAGCCCTGAGGTTGCATATCCTGGTACAGTAGGTGGCGCTCTGCACCTCAATAAGTTGGTTGCGCCCAGCCATATAAAccgagaaagaagaagagagagagagaaagtgaaagtctaagtgtgtgtgtgtgtgagtgtgagagagagagatcagttaACCTCCGTGACTAGCAAACACAacagagtaagtgtgtgtgtgagagagagagagagagagagagagagagagcgagagtgtgagttagtgtaagtctaagtgtgtgtgtgtgtgtgtgtgtgtgtgtgtgtgtgtgtgtgtgtgagagagagtgtgtgtgtgagagagagtgtgtgtgtgaaagagagtgtgagagtgtgtgtgtgagagagagatcagtttACCTCCGTGACTAGCAAAcacaacagagtgtgtgagtgtgtgtgaagagtctGTTATAATCAGCAGCATGCAGCATGTCCCGGAAGAATGGACAGAGtcggaggagaggaagagatcAGATGAAGGACAGACAGAGCAGACGGAGGAGTGTGAGACGCTGATGATGGAGCTGACTCAACTCGTCCACATGACTGTGAGGGACAGCAGCTGGTGGGACAGGAGAGGACTGGACTGCACCATCCTGGCTTCAGTTTTTATCATCCTGCCCataggtaacacacacaaatacacacacacagacagacagacacagagacacagacacacactcacacgcacatgtcgctctttctgtctgtctttctctctctcagcgtTCCTGCTCTTGTCCTCACCTCAGGTGTGTTACTTCATGTTGGGTTTAGTCGTGATGGGCCTGGCTCATGCTGTGATCACAGTGAAGGGAACTCACCTGGCCAGTCATGGCGTTCTGACTGAGTCCACCACCTGGACACAGTTCTGGAACATCTTCTTCACTGAGGTGAGACAAGCTTGGCCCAAAGCTGCTCAAAGGGGTGGAGCTTAAATGAATAGGGAATGAGCTAGTGTTAAACTGATAGGAGTGATGTAGCTAAGAAATGTAGGCATATTTAACTTATCATTATTATCTGTATGTGGTTCTTAAAGTAAGCTGAAGGAACAAGcagtgattcacacacacacacacacacacacacacacacacacacacacacacacacacacacacacggcttaaATACAGTCACCAACATCACAAAACTGAGTTGCAGTTAGCCTGCAAGCTACTTAATAGCAGcaaaaaatacagcattaaatatagcttgctagctagcattacattacagtagtTAGGATAACAGTTGTGTATAAATTACAAAACATAAATGAGATGTTAACGTTACACAGAAAGGTATAATTTAGCTTGATTAACTATCCTATGACCTTGTGACATCACTGCTAGCACTAATCTTGTTTAAAGCCTTAGATTAAAGAGTTAGCATTAACACGGTCTGTTTTAATGTACAACCCTGTGTGCTGTGTCTCCTCCAATCAGGATGATTAGTGAGTCTCAGTTAGCTTCTGTTATCTGTTGTACGTTTCAGGTGTGTGGAGCATTTACGGCCAAAATGGCAGTGAAAGCACACGTTAAGACGCATCACGCTCACACAAACGTGATCGGACTCGGAGATTCCAGCACGTGGAAGATTCCGTTCCTGCCCCGAAGTGTTTACCTGTTCATCGCTCCGCTCGCGGTCCCCGTCATCACGCCTGTAGTTGCCATGGGTGAGCACAGACAAAGAGGGCGGGGCTTATGTAACGTTTGATTATCTGATCACAAACTGGACCGTTTAACATAATGCACTAATGCTAACGTGGGATATGCTATTAGCAGTgatagagagacagtgagtgagagagagagagagagagagagtgagagagaaagttttAACATAGCTTTTGTTCGTTAACTGAAAGAGAGAACATGTGctttacaattttacattttacactttacaattttacacacacactcacacacagtggcacacagacccacacacacaaagactgccatttttttattttattttatttttaaaataaataacaccgcacagagagcgacacacacactcacacacagtggcacacagacccacacacacaaagactgcCAGCGTGCACAGAGagcaagacaagacaatgatCTAAAACCCAGTCAGAGTCTGATcatcgcacgcacacacagacacacacagtgacacacacacagagacacacacagagacacacacacagagacacacacacacagagacacacacacagtgacacacacacagagacacacgcacactgaaGAGGACAGAGCGTAAACTTCACactcaaaacactgatgctggcctacaaagccaaaaatggaccagctccctattacctcaaagccctcatcactcctcgcactgcaccccgcaccctccgatctaccagcactgctcgactggttccaccatctctcagggtaagaggcaagtatactacaagactcttctctgtactggcaccaaggtggtggaatgaacttcccctagaggtccggacagctgagtcactggatattttcaagcggcggttgaagacctacttattcaggaaacacttcaactagcacttctttccttatctttcacatttaaaaaaaaaaaaaaaaaaaaaaaaaaaaccctttgatactttttcattgtaactttgaacaaatgttttaaactcatggtatcttaatggtatgtaacttagtgagccagcattaatgtattcaatgttagagatttaagcagttatgtacgtcgctctggataagggcgtctgccaaatgctgtaaatgtaaatgtaaacacagggctctcaagttttgaagacaggcaacagtgacatattttaaatatgtctcTCTCACGCCCCCTCcccaaaaaatttaaataaaataaataaataaataattatgacataaaacattccaaaacttaatatttgaattaaagaaaacatattaaattatacaatgtcgtgctgttggttagtagccttatttttctgagatttatgataaattcattattttataaaatgtcataaagccggggccccctggcaccatctcagggcccccagtttgagaacccctggccctagactacttgttctgagcaggtgttgtcagtgaacaggctgtaaaactgttggctaagttacagacactcatcttttctctgtgggtgaacgaggatgatgatgaacaattccaggatctgcttttttttcattggttgttgcgttaaatcttacccagatacaatagtgctgttttctgattggctattgcaGGGCTGCCAACTTTTTAGTTCACCTTAGAGTGAGATTTTGGAGGCGGGGCTTTGGTTATGGGGAGGAGCTTATGGAGGGGCGTAgcttggtgtggaaaaaaatacaaacacaaaatccttgcattagcagaagtgtattaagtatatattgattgtcaaagtatttggtatctgtacagaatttcttgggagatttacattacatttaatttccacaaacattttacagaaataggattaacatgtgattaacatgttcacagattaacatgtgatttacatgttcacagattaacgtgtgattaacatgttcacagattaacgtgtgattaacatgttcacagattaacgtgtgattaacatgttcacagattaacatgtgcgCTATTGTAAGTGCTGGTGGCTGATTTTGCAGCCTTAATCATTGATGTGGATGTCGTTGACTCACAttctgttcttagaaaacaataattaacattaactactagacatgtccagatatttgtcatctggaaatgcttttgtactgttttttatgataaagttcTGTAAAATAACggctcagtgctgcaaaacaaacaactctgctaatgctaacttaattctatataaactatataacagcataggcctattagttactagTCTAAActggacttaagtaaagttggcacatattcacagattggagtttcccgagtcaataactcctgagctaaactctgttactacacaaataacacctcttttctatcgtagtaatgtagagacgcagctacaaccgtgttttgtgtagtaacagtgtttatacagtgtattacagtgatgtgtgagctggtgacagtacagtgtattacagtgatgtgtgagctggtgacagtacagtgtattacagtgatgtgtgtgtgctggtgacagtacagtgtattacagtgatgtgtgtgagctggtgacagtacagtgtattacagtgatgtgtgagctggtgacagtacagtgtattacagtgatgtgtgtgagctggtgacagtacagtgtattacagtgatgtgtgtgagctggtgacagtacagtgtattacagtgatgtgtgtgagctggtgacagtacagtgtattacagtgatgtgtgtgagctggtgacagtacagtgtattacagtgatgtgtgagctggtgacagtacagtgtattacagtgatgtgtgtgtgctggtgacagtacagagtattacagtgatgtgtgagctggtgacagtacagtgtattacagtgatgtgtgagctggtgacagtacagtgtattacagtgatgtgtgtgagctggtgacagtacagtgtattacagtgaagttattgatttttttgtattcgcttttcggttCTGCACTtcgcagacggtcccttggaatctgtctcttaggtgttcgcacatagagacttatgtattatGTCCAACGttgaggaaagctgattttgaggaaaaattgtgttgtagctgcgtctctacattactacggtgAAAACGTTAGTCTAAACTGGGCGGAGACACGGAGcgccctgtaactcactgacctgcctgtgttcacaattcacacggtgcagattcgagggagaacggctgactacacagtttatgggattaaattgtgtatttccctcacaattgtcacaaaaaactcactacactgtctgtctggtctctctgcgTGTTGCTTTGTGAGATCATGCGGCGCGATTTGTTTTTCCTTACTGCTGAACGAGTCTGCGTGAgcatatgggggtgtggcgtgagcatatgggggtgtggcgtgagcatatgggggtgtggcgtgagcatatggggtgtggcgtgagagcgTGAGATTTGGGTCATTTGCGTGACAGTTGGCAGCcctggctattgtgtagcctcttgttttgattggctgataagtggcaggctcgactaagagctccaggggagacgcgcttgattcctgcccggttccattgAGACAGcagtgcggactgatacattttgggtgctgcggcttattaaacatatgataaatagtcaaaaagtttttctgtgagaaattcaatgtgtggtgggagaacgtgagaaaagacccacatgagggactgtcacgttaatgtgtgacacttgatagCCCTGCTCAACACGTGACATACAAGGGttgaacacacactgaaatcagGATGTCAACTGAACACACGTGAGATTAATCACAACACAACTCCAGTCACAACACAGGGGTGAGACATGAACCAGAACAGAATCACACACGGTAacataaacaaagtaaaaagaGGGAAACACAGAGGTTAGTGACGTAGAGCTGCGAGAGAATCCtgacagagaaaagaaagaacttgTGGTGTTTGATCCATTGTGTGATCAGTTAATCAAATGCGACTGAATCTCTGCTCTTCTTAACATTTCAGCTAACATGCTAGCTGATTAGCGACCTCCATGCTGCTCTAAACAGTTTGTTGGCTAGTTAACAATAAATTACTGTGTTCAGTAATCAAATTTGACCcaggatgtgtttgtgtatgtgtgtgtgtgtgtgtagggctgCTGAAAGGCCAGCCTCTGTCCTCAGCAGTGCATACggtgatgtgtatgtgtataggtgtgtgttcacagtatGTGCTACTGCGGTGTGTATCAGGGTTGGAGTGTAGCTCAGCGCTGCTCGTGATGCTGCTGAGCAGAGCCATGTTCTCCATTCCTTACATCCACGTCAACATCTTCCAGGTgagaaacacagaacacacactcactcacacacacacacacatacacgcatgcacacacacactcttaatgaCTAAGCAACTCATCAGCTGATCTGTGAGGTGAagtttgtacatgtgtgtatgtatgtgtgtgtatgagtctctGTGTATGAGTATGCTGTgaacagtcagaggtgaagctggaacttgAAGTTTTTCatatcttcaggacagagaagtTTCCACTTCTttgcagtttctcagtaacaagctTCATGTTTTAATGAAGTCTTATTAAGtgtaagagagaaaataaattaaagctgcttttaaaTGAGACGACTGATTCAGAAATCTGGAACCATTAGGATGGAACCATCCAGGAACCTCAGAGGAATCTGAGATTGTGGAGTTTCCCCTAGAGAagctttggtgtatgtgtgtgagtgtgtgagtgtgtgtgagtgtttgagtttgtgtgtttgtgtttgtgtgtctgtgtgtgtctgtgtgtgtcagtgtgtgtgagtgtgtgtgtgagttgtgtttgAATCCCGTGTCTGTAATCCAGATGATCCTGACCTGGACTCTGGCTTAGCGAGTGTTAACAGTGATCTGATCCTGACGGTGACTGAACTTTAAACAGCACACATTATCACGTGCACTTTGATCAGACTGAACAGAGAGATGATCAGACACACAGTCGTCACGGTGTTCAGCCACAGAGGCTCCTCCcacaagacaaaacaaggtTTAAAACAACAGAGTAGCTGAAGCTGTGATTGTGTTCAGAATAATCAGGAGTTTTATggcagagaaacaggaagtgaaggatGTACAataaaaagtctctctctctctccccctctctctccctctctctctctgtcccccccccgAGAGCTGTTTTGTTCTCTCATGTTCAGTAAGCAGTGTAAGAACAGAATAATTGACGTCTGTCTGACTTTTCCTCAGCGTGAGACcctgtgctcagtgtgtgttgtgatgtgtgtgttgtgatgtgtgtgttgtgatgtgtgtgttgtgatgatgtgtgttgtggtgatgtgtgttgtgatgatgtgtgttgttgtgatgtgtgttgtgttgtgatgtcgtgtgttgtgatgtggtgtgtggttAGGTGTTGGTGTGGTTCTTGAGGGCTTCTTAcaggtgcaggttttcattccaaccaagcagaagacaCACCAGAGTCTATACTAAACGGCAAGAACAACTGAtcaaacaggtggaatcaggtgtagcttctgcttggttggaatgaaaacctgcacccacaccgacCCTTTGTGAGTAAGACTGGATACTGCTGATCTAcaatcattgtcctgctggacCCTCAACATGTTTTTACTTCATAAGTGGTTAAGGTCTGAGAACTAGGCTCAGGTCCTCCTGTACTGGTTAACTTTATCAGTTTCTTCTTGGGAAGGGGATTTAAGGAGACCACTAAAGACGTCCAGCCTGATGACACTAAAGGTGTGGACAAGTCTTGATTGGACCACAAACATCTACATTTGGTTATATAAAGAGAATCTTCAGGAGAAAAACAGGAACAGGACCATATCCTGGTTTTTAGACATGGAGTGGTGAAGTCTGGGCAGAAGAACACAGAAGTGTCACCAGCTTCAAATGAGGCATTTGGAGAAAATTGGATTTGTTCATTGGTGCTTAATGATGTCCATAAtgatatcttcttcttcttcttcttcttcttcttcttcttcttcttcatcttcttcttcttcatacaTGCTGGTTTGATTGATCAGCTTATCAGCTGTAGTTGTTTTCGCAGCACATTGGGTTGCCGATGTTTTCTCAGAGTCGTCGACCCAAGCGCATATACCAGATGAGCTACGGAGTGTTAAACCTGTCGAGGAACCCACTGTTGGACTGGACCTTCGGCCACTCACTCATTAACTGCCACGTGGAGCATCACCTGTTCCCCTCACTGTCTGACAACATGTGTCTAAAGGTAAGCGCTCCAGCACCGGGTTCTCCAGGGGCCCAGAACACTGCATGCTTGGTGTGTTTGAATTGTgcatgaacatgtgtgtgtgtgtctgtgtgtgtgtctgtgtgtgtgtctgtgtgtgtgtctgtgtgtgtctgtgtgtgtgtctgtgtgtgtgtgtgtctgtgtgtgtgtgtctgtgtgtgtgtgtctgtgtttgtgtgtgtttgtgtctttgtgtgtgtgtctttgtgtgtgtgtctttgtgtgtgtctttgtgtgtgtgtctttgtgtgtgtgtctttgtgtgtgtggctttgtgtgtgtgtctttgtgtgtgtgtgtttgtgtgtgtgtctttgtgtgtgtactgtatgtgtgtgtccttgtgtgtgtgtctgtgtttgtgtgtgtgtttgtgtgtctttgtgtgtgtctttgtgtgtttgtgtctgtgtttgtgtgtatgtgtgtgtgtttgtgtgtgtgtgtgtgtctttgtgtgtctttgtgtgtctttgtgtgtgtgcaggtgaagcCAATTGTGTCGCAATTCCTGAAGATGAAGGCGTTACCTTATCAGGAGGAAGACTATCTCTCTCGTCTTCGTCTCTTCTTTCACAGGTACCAGGAGCTGATGGTGTTTGCTCCTCCGATCACTGAGCTGGTGGG
It includes:
- the LOC132861575 gene encoding fatty acid desaturase 6-like isoform X1, encoding MQHVPEEWTESEERKRSDEGQTEQTEECETLMMELTQLVHMTVRDSSWWDRRGLDCTILASVFIILPIAFLLLSSPQVCYFMLGLVVMGLAHAVITVKGTHLASHGVLTESTTWTQFWNIFFTEVCGAFTAKMAVKAHVKTHHAHTNVIGLGDSSTWKIPFLPRSVYLFIAPLAVPVITPVVAMGLLKGQPLSSAVHTVMCMCIGVCSQYVLLRCVSGLECSSALLVMLLSRAMFSIPYIHVNIFQHIGLPMFSQSRRPKRIYQMSYGVLNLSRNPLLDWTFGHSLINCHVEHHLFPSLSDNMCLKVKPIVSQFLKMKALPYQEEDYLSRLRLFFHRYQELMVFAPPITELVGVQ
- the LOC132861575 gene encoding fatty acid desaturase 6-like isoform X2 gives rise to the protein MQHVPEEWTESEERKRSDEGQTEQTEECETLMMELTQLVHMTVRDSSWWDRRGLDCTILASVFIILPIAFLLLSSPQVCYFMLGLVVMGLAHAVITVKGTHLASHGVLTESTTWTQFWNIFFTEVCGAFTAKMAVKAHVKTHHAHTNVIGLGDSSTWKIPFLPRSVYLFIAPLAVPVITPVVAMGLLKGQPLSSAVHTVMCMCIGVCSQYVLLRCVSGLECSSALLVMLLSRAMFSIPYIHVNIFQSRRPKRIYQMSYGVLNLSRNPLLDWTFGHSLINCHVEHHLFPSLSDNMCLKVKPIVSQFLKMKALPYQEEDYLSRLRLFFHRYQELMVFAPPITELVGVQ
- the LOC132861575 gene encoding fatty acid desaturase 6-like isoform X3 → MQHVPEEWTESEERKRSDEGQTEQTEECETLMMELTQLVHMTVRDSSWWDRRGLDCTILASVFIILPIAFLLLSSPQVCYFMLGLVVMGLAHAVITVKGTHLASHGVLTESTTWTQFWNIFFTEVCGAFTAKMAVKAHVKTHHAHTNVIGLGDSSTWKIPFLPRSVYLFIAPLAVPVITPVVAMGLLKGQPLSSAVHTVMCMCIGVCSQYVLLRCVSGLECSSALLVMLLSRAMFSIPYIHVNIFQHIGLPMFSQSRRPKRIYQMSYGVLNLSRNPLLDWTFGHSLINCHVEHHLFPSLSDNMCLKVPGADGVCSSDH